One part of the Prunus persica cultivar Lovell chromosome G5, Prunus_persica_NCBIv2, whole genome shotgun sequence genome encodes these proteins:
- the LOC18777922 gene encoding LOW QUALITY PROTEIN: endoglucanase (The sequence of the model RefSeq protein was modified relative to this genomic sequence to represent the inferred CDS: substituted 2 bases at 2 genomic stop codons), protein MEAKIPRSSSALSQASSKMKHGLVFVWVLVLWCVLVNMDGLALAMEDETEGLSSSLAANCNYGDALGKALLFFEGQRSGKLPTGQRVTWRGDSACTDGTPENVNLVGGYYDAGDNVKFGWPMAFSVSLLSWAAVEYRQQISSTNQLPYLRKAIRWGTNFILKAHTSPTTFYTQVGDGNADHQCWERPEDMDTPRTLYKITSSSPGSEPAAEAAAALASASIVFKVANSKYSATLLSHSKSLFDLADQHRASYQGYCPFYCSYSGYQDELLWAAAWLYKASGDIKYLNYVLTNQGWSQAVNEFSWDNKFAGAQTLLAKEFHRGKTNLAKFKTDAESFVCALMPGSSSVQIRTTPGGLLFTRDSSHGDSIHKSSFDWRXLXFPTHIDGVQCGSAFFSASQIRAFAKTQVDYILGKNPKNMSYMVGFGAKYPTHLHHRGSSIPSMKVHPTKVDCDGGYSSYYSSPNPNPNTHVGAVVGGPDVNDQFGDARSDYSHSEPTTYMNAAFVGAVAALVGQGNAVCL, encoded by the exons ATGGAAGCAAAAATTCCAAGAAGCTCGAGTGCATTGTCACAAGCAAGTTCCAAAATGAAGCACGGTCTAGTATTTGTGTGGGTTTTGGTCTTGTGGTGTGTGTTGGTTAACATGGATGGGCTAGCCCTAGCAATGGAGGATGAGACTGAAGGGTTGTCCTCCTCCCTAGCTGCTAATTGTAACTACGGAGATGCCCTTGGCAAAGCATTATTATTCTTTGAAGGCCAACGTTCGGGGAAGTTGCCCACAGGCCAGCGAGTGACCTGGAGAGGAGACTCTGCATGCACCGATGGCACTCCTGAGAAC GTGAACTTGGTGGGAGGATACTATGACGCAGGTGACAACGTCAAATTTGGGTGGCCAATGGCCTTTAGTGTCAGCTTGTTGAGTTGGGCTGCTGTGGAGTACCGGCAGCAGATATCTTCGACAAACCAGCTACCCTATCTGCGAAAAGCAATCCGCTGGGGCACAAACTTCATACTGAAAGCTCACACTTCACCCACCACATTCTATACCCAG GTAGGAGATGGAAATGCGGATCACCAGTGCTGGGAGCGCCCTGAAGACATGGATACACCACGAACGCTTTACAAGAtcacttcttcttctccaggCTCTGAGCCAGCAGCTGAGGCTGCTGCTGCCCTTGCTTCTGCTTCCATTGTCTTCAAAGTGGCAAATTCCAAATATTCTGCTACCCTCTTGAGCCATTCCAAATCA CTGTTTGACTTGGCAGACCAACACAGAGCTTCTTACCAAGGCTATTGCCCCTTTTACTGCTCTTACTCCGGCTATCAG GATGAGTTGTTATGGGCGGCGGCTTGGCTATACAAGGCAAGTGGAGACATCAAGTACTTGAATTATGTGTTGACAAACCAAGGGTGGAGCCAAGCAGTGAATGAGTTCAGTTGGGACAACAAATTTGCTGGAGCTCAGACATTACTGGCCAAG GAATTTCATCGTGGAAAGACGAATTTGGCTAAGTTCAAGACCGATGCCGAGTCATTTGTATGTGCACTGATGCCAGGGAGCAGCTCTGTACAGATTAGAACAACCCCAG GTGGACTTCTGTTTACTAGAGACAGTAGTCATGGTG ATTCGATCCACAAATCAAGCTTTGATTGGCGTTGACTGTGATTTCCAACACACATTGATGGAGTCCAATGTGGCTCTGCCTTTTTCTCTGCGTCCCAAATCAGAGCCTTTGCAAAAACTCAG GTGGACTACATTCTAGGAAAAAATCCCAAGAATATGTCATACATGGTGGGCTTTGGTGCCAAATACCCTACACACTTGCACCATAGAGGTTCATCCATCCCTTCAATGAAAGTCCACCCAACCAAGGTGGATTGCGATGGTGGCTACTCCAGCTATTACTCATCTCCCAATCCAAACCCTAACACTCATGTGGGTGCAGTTGTTGGGGGTCCAGATGTAAATGACCAGTTCGGGGATGCAAGATCAGACTATTCTCACTCTGAACCTACAACTTATATGAATGCTGCTTTTGTGGGTGCGGTGGCTGCTTTAGTTGGTCAAGGCAATGCAGTGTGCTTGTGA
- the LOC18776140 gene encoding meiotic recombination protein SPO11-2 gives MEEACKSSLNFFSDQRLCYADVLSPLEVIARIQVAVLNFLRILTSPAPAISDLPLVARKSSNSRLSQGLWTQTSWIFLTNAFSARSLARPNAAKAFIRVWKVMAMCSQILGQEKKVTQRELFYKLLCDSPDYFSSQSQVNRTVQDVVALLRCSRYSLGIMASSRGLVAGRLLLQEPNQGVVDCAACGFSGHGISGDLSSIDNLIMKTDARYIIVVEKHAIFQRLVDDRVFNQIPSIIITAKGYPDIATRLLLHRMSRAFPDLPILALVDWNPAGLAILCTFKFGSIGMGLEAYRYACNVKWLGVRGDDLELIPEQALVPLKPKDLQIAKSLISSEILQENYREELTLMVESGQRAEIEALYFHGYDYLGKFIAKKIVQANYI, from the exons atggAAGAAGCTTGCAAATCCTCGTTGAACTTCTTCTCCGATCAACGGCTCTGCTATGCCGACGTCCTCTCTCCTCTGGAGGTCATCGCCAGAATCCAAGTCGCCGTCCTCAACTTCCTCCGGATCTTGACTTCTCCAGCTCCTGCAATCTCCGACCTCCCTCTC GtcgcaagaaaatcaagcaacaGCCGACTCAGCCAAGGCCTGTGGACTCAAACTTCATGGATTTTCCTAACGAACGCTTTCTCCGCCAGGTCTCTCGCACGACCCAATGCTGCCAAAGCCTTCATCAGAG TGTGGAAGGTGATGGCGATGTGCTCCCAGATTTTGGGTCAAGAGAAGAAGGTCACGCAGAGGGAGCTTTTCTACAAGTTGCTCTGCGATTCACCGGATTATTTCTCGTCTCAATCGCAGGTCAATCGAACTGTCCAAG ATGTGGTGGCATTGCTTCGCTGCAGCCGTTATAGTCTCGGAATCATGGCGTCTAGCAGAGGACTTGTAGCCGGCCGTTTGCTGTTGCAG GAGCCAAACCAAGGGGTTGTGGATTGTGCTGCCTGTGGATTTTCCGGGCATGGTATCTCTGGGGACTTGAGTTCCattgataatttgataatGAAGACGGATGCAAGGTACATCATTGTGGTGGAGAAG CATGCAATATTCCAGCGGTTGGTGGACGACCGTGTGTTCAACCAAATTCCTAGCATTATTATTACTGCCAAAGGGTACCCTGATATTGCCACAAG GCTTCTTCTTCACCGGATGAGCCGGGCATTTCCTGACTTGCCAATTTTAGCACTAGTTGACTG gAACCCAGCTGGGTTAGCTATTTTGTGCACCTTCAAGTTTGGAAGTATAGGGATGGGCCTGGAGGCTTACAGATACG CTTGCAATGTGAAGTGGTTGGGAGTGCGTGGGGATGACCTAGAGCTGATACCCGAACAAGCTTTAGTTCCATTGAAACCGAAGGACCTCCAAATTGCTAAAAGCTTGATCTCCTCGGAGATTTTGCAG GAGAATTACAGAGAAGAGTTGACATTAATGGTTGAAAGTGGTCAGAGAGCAGAAATTGAAGCTCTGTATTTTCATGGATATGATTACTTGGGGAAGTTCATTGCAAAGAAAATTGTGCAAGCCAATTACATCTAA
- the LOC18776382 gene encoding uncharacterized protein LOC18776382: protein MAAPEPPLCYVGVARKSAAFRLMKQMGWEEGEGLGKDKQGIKGYVRVKNKQDTTGVGVEKPNNWAFDTTQFDSILKRLKVQSAEPSDEVAGKNTTQVESDTELPTDVKEPVVKFTRPQGRYKKRERGKLVNAYSAKDIEGILVRRAESPEINFDLGGQVESEKASEIQVICPPEGNACKELPPNWWGHKYGFIPGGLLGAELKRRKSEKSQSNERTMFYEDDQVNLYNLVQDKSTTGKQGLGIKDRKKKIAGCYFEGKKTSFNDSDDEDSADLGSPVKQKGDDSLKMGSANEPKVKLKNLCKQLLRQAPGESLKLKTLKALIDEHSLSVFSNFSSKKDALAYLREKLEGSNKFMVEVKKVSLASRRG, encoded by the exons ATGGCCGCACCAGAACCCCCTCTTTGCTATGTCGGTGTGGCCAGAAAATCCGCTGCTTTCCGCCTCATGAAACAAATG GGGTGGGAAGAAGGAGAGGGGCTTGGGAAAGACAAGCAGGGGATCAAAGGCTATGTTAGAGTCAAAAACAAGCAGGACACTACTG GTGTTGGTGTGGAGAAGCCCAACAATTGGGCATTTGATACAACCCAATTTGATAGTATCCTCAAAAGATTGAAAGTG CAATCAGCGGAACCTAGCGATGAAG TTGCTGGGAAGAACACCACTCAAGTGGAAAGTGATACTGAATTGCCTACTGATGTTAAGGAACCAGTTGTGAAGTTTACTCGGCCACAGGGAAG AtataagaaaagagaaagaggaaagcTTGTTAATGCTTATTCTGCTAAGGATATTGAAGGAATCCTT GTCAGAAGGGCAGAGTCTCCAGAGATAAATTTTGATCTGGGTGGACAAGTAGAGTCAGAGAAGGCATCTGAGATTCAAGTTATATGTCCTCCTGAAG GAAACGCATGTAAAGAGCTTCCTCCAAATTGGTGGGGCCATAAATACGGGTTCATCCCTGGAGGTTTGCTTGGAGCAGagttgaaaagaagaaaatcagaaaagtCTCAAAGTAATGAGAGGACTATGTTTTACGAGGATGATCAAGTAAATCTTTACAATCTTGTTCAG GATAAATCTACAACTGGAAAGCAAGGACTAGGCATTAAGGAccgtaaaaagaaaatagctgGTTGCTACTTTGAGGGAAAAAAGACGTCATTTAACGATAGTGATGATGAAGATTCTGCCGATCTTGGATCTCCTGTGAAACAAAAAGGAGATGACTCTTTGAAAATGGGAAGTGCCAATGAACCAAAAGTAAAGCTGAAAAATCTTTGTAAACAGCTCCTTCGTCAG GCACCTGGAGAGTCATTGAAGCTTAAAACGTTGAAAGCTTTGATTGACGAACATTCATTGTCtgttttctccaatttttcttcaaagaaaGATGCGCTTGCTTACTTGAGAGAAAAG CTGGAAGGCAGCAACAAGTTCATGGTGGAAGTAAAAAAAGTGAGTCTCGCATCGAGGAGGGGCTGA
- the LOC18775667 gene encoding probable WRKY transcription factor 29 isoform X1, whose amino-acid sequence MENWDLQAVVRGCNTTANIDEAMENSQIPYCFAPLSIEEEDDFFHALPQLFEATAALDELEELYKPFYPVLQPSAPPVILASSMSVPQEAITVEVPKKLKESSTVCKKISRKNQSKRVVKEVRAEELFSDVWAWRKYGQKPIKGSPYPRSYYRCSSSKGCSARKQVERSCSNPETFIITYTAEHNHVHPTRRNSLAGSTRSKFPSSKNKDKCKSSLNSPATTNLAASIEEDHDVQSASTSTVKEEAQLLLEEDEISHENVMLDVMLSDEIIPSLEDLDRELEPVMDGWFLDQFSDNFPSPWFNIGHSNTVTGAC is encoded by the exons ATGGAGAACTGGGATTTGCAAGCTGTGGTGAGAGGATGCAATACCACTGCCAATATTGATGAAGCCATGGAGAACTCTCAAATACCATATTGCTTTGCTCCAttaagcattgaagaagaagatgacttTTTCCATGCTTTGCCTCAGCTGTTTGAAGCCACAGCAGCTTTAGATGAATTGGAGGAGCTTTACAAGCCATTCTATCCAGTTTTGCAACCCTCAGCCCCACCAGTCATTCTTGCCTCCTCCATGTCTGTTCCCCAAGAGGCCATCACTGTAGAAGTACCGAAGAAGCTGAAGGAATCATCAACTGTCTGTAAAAAAATTAG CAGGAAGAATCAGAGCAAAAGGGTGGTGAAAGAGGTGAGAGCAGAAGAGCTTTTTTCAGATGTGTGGGCGTGGCGTAAATATGGGCAAAAACCCATCAAGGGATCGCCATATCCGAGGAGCTATTACAGGTGCAGCAGCTCAAAAGGATGCTCAGCAAGAAAACAAGTGGAAAGGAGCTGTTCCAATCCTGAAACCTTCATCATAACCTACACTGCAGAACACAACCATGTCCATCCGACTCGTCGAAACTCTCTTGCCGGAAGCACTAGATCCAAGTTCCCATCATctaaaaacaaagacaagTGTAAAAGTTCTTTGAATTCTCCAGCCACGACCAATTTGGCGGCTTCCATTGAAGAAGATCATGATGTGCAAAGCGCAAGTACTAGTACTGTAAAAGAGGAGGCACAATTGTTGTTGGAAGAGGATGAAATTAGTCATGAAAATGTCATGTTGGATGTGATGTTGAGTGATGAAATTATCCCAAGCTTAGAGGATTTGGATAGAGAGTTGGAACCAGTTATGGATGGTTGGTTTTTGGATCAATTTTCGGATAATTTTCCAAGTCCTTGGTTCAATATTGGTCACTCTAATACTGTAACAGGTGCTTGCTGA
- the LOC18775667 gene encoding probable WRKY transcription factor 29 isoform X2, which translates to MENWDLQAVVRGCNTTANIDEAMENSQIPYCFAPLSIEEEDDFFHALPQLFEATAALDELEELYKPFYPVLQPSAPPVILASSMSVPQEAITVEVPKKLKESSTVCKKIRKNQSKRVVKEVRAEELFSDVWAWRKYGQKPIKGSPYPRSYYRCSSSKGCSARKQVERSCSNPETFIITYTAEHNHVHPTRRNSLAGSTRSKFPSSKNKDKCKSSLNSPATTNLAASIEEDHDVQSASTSTVKEEAQLLLEEDEISHENVMLDVMLSDEIIPSLEDLDRELEPVMDGWFLDQFSDNFPSPWFNIGHSNTVTGAC; encoded by the exons ATGGAGAACTGGGATTTGCAAGCTGTGGTGAGAGGATGCAATACCACTGCCAATATTGATGAAGCCATGGAGAACTCTCAAATACCATATTGCTTTGCTCCAttaagcattgaagaagaagatgacttTTTCCATGCTTTGCCTCAGCTGTTTGAAGCCACAGCAGCTTTAGATGAATTGGAGGAGCTTTACAAGCCATTCTATCCAGTTTTGCAACCCTCAGCCCCACCAGTCATTCTTGCCTCCTCCATGTCTGTTCCCCAAGAGGCCATCACTGTAGAAGTACCGAAGAAGCTGAAGGAATCATCAACTGTCTGTAAAAAAATTAG GAAGAATCAGAGCAAAAGGGTGGTGAAAGAGGTGAGAGCAGAAGAGCTTTTTTCAGATGTGTGGGCGTGGCGTAAATATGGGCAAAAACCCATCAAGGGATCGCCATATCCGAGGAGCTATTACAGGTGCAGCAGCTCAAAAGGATGCTCAGCAAGAAAACAAGTGGAAAGGAGCTGTTCCAATCCTGAAACCTTCATCATAACCTACACTGCAGAACACAACCATGTCCATCCGACTCGTCGAAACTCTCTTGCCGGAAGCACTAGATCCAAGTTCCCATCATctaaaaacaaagacaagTGTAAAAGTTCTTTGAATTCTCCAGCCACGACCAATTTGGCGGCTTCCATTGAAGAAGATCATGATGTGCAAAGCGCAAGTACTAGTACTGTAAAAGAGGAGGCACAATTGTTGTTGGAAGAGGATGAAATTAGTCATGAAAATGTCATGTTGGATGTGATGTTGAGTGATGAAATTATCCCAAGCTTAGAGGATTTGGATAGAGAGTTGGAACCAGTTATGGATGGTTGGTTTTTGGATCAATTTTCGGATAATTTTCCAAGTCCTTGGTTCAATATTGGTCACTCTAATACTGTAACAGGTGCTTGCTGA